A single window of Flavobacterium sp. 140616W15 DNA harbors:
- a CDS encoding TerD family protein, with product MAINLEKGQRQSIDAPKFTVGLGWDSNSSSTGEGFDLDASVFLVGANGKLPSDNHFVYYNNLKSPDQAVVHTGDNLTGDGDGDDEKIQIDLSKIAPEVSEISFVVTIHHADTKRQNFGQIRNSFIRILDQSNVELVKYELDEDFSIETAVEFGRIYKRNDEWKFEAVGVGMKGGLQDYINKYN from the coding sequence ATGGCAATTAATTTAGAAAAAGGGCAAAGACAAAGTATCGATGCACCAAAATTTACTGTTGGATTAGGATGGGATAGTAATTCTAGTAGTACTGGAGAAGGTTTTGACTTAGATGCATCAGTCTTTTTAGTTGGTGCTAATGGCAAACTTCCTTCTGACAACCACTTTGTATATTATAACAATCTAAAATCACCAGATCAGGCAGTAGTGCATACTGGAGATAATTTAACTGGTGATGGTGATGGAGATGATGAAAAAATACAAATTGATTTATCAAAAATTGCTCCAGAAGTTTCTGAAATTTCATTTGTAGTTACTATTCATCATGCAGATACAAAAAGACAAAACTTTGGTCAAATAAGAAATTCATTTATCCGAATTCTAGATCAATCGAATGTAGAATTAGTTAAATACGAATTAGACGAAGATTTCTCCATAGAAACTGCTGTTGAATTTGGAAGAATTTACAAAAGAAACGACGAGTGGAAATTTGAAGCTGTTGGCGTAGGAATGAAAGGTGGTTTACAAGATTATATAAATAAATACAATTAA
- a CDS encoding TerD family protein: MAINLTKGQKIDLRKSSGETLTNFCVGVNWGAIETKGFLGLSKNVKDVDLDLSCILIDDQNKLCDHLYSPLYRIEALQQFGLPKGKLLSVDGALKHTGDDLAGDTGGDDGLDNEIITVDLSKVDSKVNQIFFFLNNAGNEDFSQIPYAKIRMYEGTPTRVVSEFASYNVSADRQYVNKRSIIMGKLYKRNNEWKFSAIGDPTEDTFLGQTVHKIVQSYL; encoded by the coding sequence ATGGCAATTAACTTAACCAAAGGACAAAAAATTGATCTAAGAAAATCAAGTGGTGAAACATTAACAAATTTCTGCGTTGGTGTAAACTGGGGAGCAATTGAAACAAAAGGATTCCTCGGATTATCAAAAAATGTAAAAGATGTAGACTTAGATTTGAGTTGTATTCTTATTGATGACCAAAACAAACTTTGTGACCATTTATATTCTCCTTTATACAGAATTGAAGCATTACAACAATTTGGTTTACCAAAAGGTAAATTATTAAGTGTTGATGGCGCTCTAAAACATACAGGTGATGATCTTGCTGGAGATACAGGTGGTGATGATGGATTAGATAATGAAATTATAACTGTCGATTTATCAAAAGTAGATTCAAAAGTTAACCAAATATTTTTCTTCTTGAACAATGCAGGAAATGAAGATTTTTCTCAAATCCCTTATGCAAAAATCAGAATGTACGAAGGTACTCCAACAAGAGTAGTTTCAGAGTTTGCGTCATATAATGTCTCTGCTGATAGACAATATGTAAACAAGCGTTCAATAATTATGGGGAAACTTTACAAACGAAATAATGAATGGAAATTTAGTGCAATTGGAGATCCTACTGAAGATACTTTCTTAGGACAAACAGTTCACAAGATTGTACAATCATACCTATAA
- a CDS encoding VWA domain-containing protein, whose amino-acid sequence MRRLPVYLLLDTSGSMSGEPIEAVKNGVQIMISSLRQNPQAIETAFLSIITFDSTAQQIVPLTDLASFQMVDIKATGVTALGEALRLVAHKIETEVQKTTTEQKGDWKPLVFIMTDGIPTDNWENGLNEFKKSKVAFTVACAAGNGADTNVLKKITDNVVSLDTADTATIGKFFQWVTASIGVSSTKLEDSGKEITNFKELPPPPSELNIVV is encoded by the coding sequence ATGAGAAGACTTCCCGTATACTTATTGCTAGATACTTCAGGTTCAATGTCAGGAGAGCCAATTGAAGCTGTAAAGAATGGCGTTCAGATAATGATTAGTTCTTTGCGTCAAAATCCTCAAGCTATTGAAACCGCATTTTTAAGCATAATCACTTTTGATAGTACAGCTCAACAAATTGTGCCACTAACAGATTTAGCCTCTTTTCAGATGGTAGATATTAAAGCAACAGGAGTTACAGCTTTAGGAGAAGCTTTAAGATTAGTCGCTCATAAAATAGAAACTGAAGTTCAAAAAACAACTACCGAACAAAAGGGAGATTGGAAGCCTTTAGTTTTTATCATGACAGATGGAATCCCTACAGATAACTGGGAAAATGGCTTAAATGAATTTAAAAAATCAAAAGTAGCTTTTACAGTAGCATGTGCAGCAGGAAATGGTGCAGATACTAATGTTTTAAAGAAAATTACAGATAATGTAGTTAGTTTAGATACAGCAGACACTGCAACCATTGGTAAATTCTTTCAGTGGGTAACAGCTTCTATTGGCGTAAGTTCAACAAAACTAGAAGATTCAGGAAAGGAAATCACAAATTTCAAAGAATTACCTCCTCCTCCATCAGAACTTAATATTGTAGTTTAA
- a CDS encoding VWA domain-containing protein, translating into MRRLPVYFLLDTSGSMYGEPIQALNNALSGMINTLRSDAQALDSLWISIITFDREVKEITPLTELVNFQLPEITCPQSGPTNTGAGLEFIIEKVKTDVIKGSPTQKGDWKPLLFVFTDGKPSDIQLYRQKTPEIKNLNFGAIVGCAAGHMANDDILKELTDNVVHLDSTDSSTLKQFFKWVSETIEQGNKSQGTGESVALPPPPSEITIVI; encoded by the coding sequence ATGAGAAGACTACCAGTATATTTTTTATTAGACACTTCCGGTTCAATGTATGGAGAACCAATTCAGGCATTAAATAATGCTTTGAGTGGCATGATTAACACGTTGCGTTCAGACGCACAAGCTTTAGATTCGCTTTGGATTAGTATTATAACTTTTGATAGAGAAGTAAAAGAAATTACTCCCTTAACAGAGTTAGTAAACTTTCAGCTTCCAGAGATAACCTGCCCCCAAAGTGGACCAACAAATACTGGAGCAGGACTTGAGTTTATAATTGAAAAAGTAAAAACAGATGTTATAAAAGGCTCACCAACTCAAAAAGGAGATTGGAAACCGTTACTCTTTGTATTCACAGACGGAAAACCATCAGACATACAACTTTATAGACAAAAAACACCCGAAATTAAAAACCTGAATTTTGGAGCAATTGTTGGTTGTGCAGCTGGTCATATGGCCAACGACGATATTTTAAAAGAACTAACAGATAATGTCGTTCATTTAGACTCTACAGATAGCTCAACTCTGAAACAATTTTTTAAATGGGTTTCTGAAACTATCGAACAAGGCAATAAAAGTCAGGGAACAGGAGAAAGTGTAGCTTTGCCTCCACCGCCAAGCGAAATAACTATCGTAATTTAA